One genomic segment of Saprospiraceae bacterium includes these proteins:
- a CDS encoding CHAT domain-containing protein → MKYISVFTFLLISAGIAFSQSNDSLLRIQFNLMIKASLKSMNVARYEEAHALTNSAEKLVLDSMTLPSPLLGNCCFNRARIYRRKKDFDSAEIWFIKSKESWENTLGKYHPLYLNSIYQLGLMYREMHQYKKAVDAFLDLKQNLNESVSRKDSSYLECLNSLGLCYLDLEKFSKAELILTEAYDNLYDSSGRIHPLASNTLNNLALLYKKTAQFEKAVSSLKEVLKIREKSIGKRNLIYTISLGNLASLYKEIGNYENAEDYYLEAFNLRREIFGENHVYTLGSLENIAGLYREMGNKDKAIELYKQVNEGRKRLLGKMHSVYGIGLNHLANTYNEINKPNEAMLLYKELLNLRAHNLPTYQKEYVETMNKLTGIYLKLDSFDLAMGMNNFALLYCDSVFGRSNALYANSLSQRGLLEKQLGHCDEAQQHFLEASKIYKDIFGQDHYKYAESIEDLASLHLDLGNYKEAEPLFIESAKIKKQVLGRKHNLYIASLDQLGEFYELQKKYRSSDPLFREISDRDQEQLNMATGFLTERELESFTQSFIERSDKLGSYVILRSQQPNEQGYLSTYVLNNNLFYKGFLLTSAKQLNKQASITEEALKLNSELKNLRRLLGRSYISPLANSEEIKNLEERANQLEKELRKMISGYTEANESIRWQQIQQVLSEQEAALEFIHFKDISDTINHSIQYAAIIIKAGSKEPQFIPLFKESALISLLPSNSEFQSSIITNLYSSHRGSSKSLTKKKPDLYELIWQPLDSVLNDVKTIYYSPTGVLHRLNLNAIPVKAKTILADQFELINVNSTRQLAASTQIYSTNSTALLYGGIDYNQSIDQPSGPIQGQPVIENISVFQQNTDSGDEEAFSFLPGTEEEVDSICKTMQLAGLKVDIKKGQEATESYFKSICQDHSESPRVIFLGTHGYFFQSSANQNEIAKTTASKDSEPVFKTSSDPMFRSGLILAGGNVSWRGKQMEPGQDDGILTAYEISQLNLSNTELVVLSACETGLGDLRGSEGVYGLQRAFRIAGVKHLIMSLWEVPDGSTTRLMMEFTKNWLLENMTISTALYTAQKSLREMGFDPYQWAGFVLVE, encoded by the coding sequence ATGAAATACATAAGCGTATTTACTTTTCTTTTGATTTCAGCTGGCATTGCTTTTTCCCAATCCAACGATTCTTTGCTCAGAATTCAATTCAATTTAATGATCAAAGCTTCTTTGAAGAGTATGAATGTCGCACGATATGAAGAGGCTCACGCGTTGACAAATTCTGCTGAAAAATTAGTTTTGGATTCCATGACTTTACCATCTCCACTTTTGGGAAATTGTTGCTTCAACCGGGCCAGGATCTATCGGAGAAAAAAAGATTTTGACAGCGCGGAAATATGGTTCATCAAGTCAAAAGAAAGCTGGGAAAATACATTGGGAAAATACCATCCCCTTTATCTGAATTCAATTTATCAGTTGGGCCTGATGTATCGGGAAATGCATCAATATAAGAAAGCCGTTGATGCTTTTCTGGATCTCAAGCAAAATTTAAATGAATCCGTAAGTAGAAAAGATTCTTCATACCTTGAATGCCTGAATAGTCTGGGCCTTTGCTATTTGGATTTAGAAAAATTTTCTAAAGCAGAGTTGATTTTAACCGAAGCTTATGATAATCTATACGACTCCTCTGGTCGAATACATCCATTGGCTTCAAATACGCTCAACAATTTAGCATTGCTTTATAAAAAGACAGCTCAATTTGAAAAAGCAGTTAGTAGCCTGAAAGAAGTGTTAAAAATACGTGAAAAAAGCATCGGCAAAAGAAACCTGATCTACACAATTTCACTTGGGAATTTGGCCTCCTTGTATAAAGAAATTGGAAATTATGAAAATGCAGAAGATTATTATTTGGAAGCTTTTAATTTAAGAAGAGAAATTTTCGGAGAGAACCATGTATATACCCTGGGAAGTCTGGAAAACATCGCTGGACTGTACAGAGAAATGGGAAATAAAGACAAAGCCATCGAATTATATAAACAGGTTAACGAAGGCCGAAAAAGGTTGCTCGGAAAAATGCATTCGGTATATGGTATTGGTCTGAATCATTTAGCAAATACGTACAATGAAATAAATAAACCCAACGAGGCCATGCTTCTTTATAAAGAACTTCTGAATTTAAGAGCCCACAATCTGCCCACATATCAAAAAGAGTACGTAGAAACTATGAATAAGCTGACCGGAATATATTTGAAGCTCGACAGTTTTGATCTGGCAATGGGCATGAATAACTTCGCCCTCTTGTATTGCGATTCTGTTTTTGGCAGATCAAACGCTCTTTATGCTAATAGTTTAAGTCAGCGGGGATTACTCGAAAAACAACTTGGACATTGCGATGAAGCTCAACAACATTTTCTGGAAGCATCAAAAATATATAAAGATATATTTGGACAGGATCATTACAAATATGCTGAAAGTATTGAAGACCTTGCATCTCTGCACCTTGATTTAGGTAATTATAAGGAGGCAGAGCCTCTTTTTATAGAGTCTGCTAAAATAAAAAAGCAGGTGCTCGGCAGAAAGCACAACCTGTATATCGCGAGTCTTGATCAACTTGGCGAATTCTATGAATTGCAAAAAAAATACAGATCTTCAGATCCATTATTCAGAGAAATCAGCGATCGCGATCAGGAGCAGCTGAACATGGCCACAGGGTTTTTAACCGAAAGAGAATTGGAAAGTTTCACACAATCATTCATTGAGCGCTCAGACAAACTTGGGAGTTATGTTATATTGAGATCGCAACAACCAAACGAGCAAGGATATTTGTCCACTTATGTATTGAATAATAATTTATTTTATAAAGGCTTTTTATTGACTTCTGCCAAGCAACTCAATAAACAGGCTTCGATTACGGAGGAAGCGTTAAAATTAAATTCGGAATTAAAGAACCTGAGAAGGCTATTGGGTAGATCATATATCAGTCCTTTGGCTAATTCTGAAGAAATAAAAAATCTGGAAGAACGAGCCAATCAACTCGAAAAAGAATTAAGAAAAATGATTAGTGGTTACACCGAAGCGAATGAAAGTATCAGGTGGCAACAAATTCAACAGGTATTAAGTGAACAGGAAGCCGCTCTTGAATTTATACATTTCAAAGACATTTCAGACACCATCAACCATTCCATTCAATACGCTGCAATAATCATCAAAGCCGGCAGCAAAGAACCACAATTTATACCCTTATTTAAAGAAAGTGCACTGATATCCCTGCTGCCTTCGAATTCAGAATTTCAATCATCGATCATAACAAATTTGTATTCCAGTCACAGAGGTTCTTCGAAATCATTGACAAAAAAGAAACCCGATTTGTATGAGCTCATTTGGCAACCGCTGGATTCTGTGTTAAATGACGTGAAGACAATTTATTATTCACCGACCGGTGTCTTGCATCGTTTAAATTTAAATGCCATTCCGGTAAAGGCCAAAACAATTCTTGCAGATCAGTTTGAATTGATCAATGTTAACAGCACGCGGCAATTAGCGGCATCCACACAAATATATAGCACGAACAGTACGGCACTATTATATGGGGGAATTGATTATAACCAATCGATTGATCAACCCTCTGGTCCAATACAAGGTCAGCCGGTCATTGAAAATATATCGGTTTTCCAACAGAATACTGATTCTGGCGATGAAGAAGCATTTTCATTTCTTCCAGGCACAGAAGAAGAAGTTGATTCTATTTGCAAGACCATGCAACTGGCCGGATTAAAAGTCGATATTAAAAAAGGACAAGAGGCTACAGAATCTTATTTTAAAAGCATTTGTCAGGATCATAGTGAATCGCCACGGGTTATCTTCCTCGGCACACATGGTTATTTTTTCCAGTCGTCAGCCAATCAAAATGAGATTGCCAAAACAACAGCTTCCAAAGATTCAGAGCCTGTTTTTAAAACAAGCTCAGATCCTATGTTCCGTTCCGGACTGATATTAGCAGGAGGTAATGTTTCATGGCGGGGAAAACAAATGGAGCCAGGCCAGGACGATGGAATATTGACCGCCTACGAAATCAGTCAGTTGAATTTGTCTAACACAGAACTTGTAGTTTTATCTGCCTGTGAAACTGGATTAGGCGATTTGCGGGGAAGCGAAGGAGTCTACGGATTGCAACGCGCATTCAGAATTGCAGGTGTCAAACATCTCATTATGAGTTTGTGGGAGGTTCCGGATGGATCAACAACTCGCTTAATGATGGAATTCACTAAAAATTGGTTATTAGAAAATATGACCATTTCCACTGCATTATATACAGCACAAAAATCATTAAGAGAAATGGGGTTTGACCCTTATCAATGGGCGGGTTTTGTGCTCGTGGAATAA